In Thermofilum pendens Hrk 5, the sequence ATGCACCGTACTTTTGGCTAGGAGTAGTACTCCAGTTTGTGTTCTCCGTAGAGCTCTGCAAGTCAACGCCCATATGTCTGCCATCCGGCTTCCCATACTCCAGGGGGCTTACGCCAAGCCTCAATGTTACGTTCTTGTGGGATGCTTTCATGCACTGGATACTCCCATTTGCCTCCTACGTACTCGTACAAATGGGCGGGTGGATGATAGGTATGAGAAACATGATTATCTACGAGCTAGGCTCCAATTATGCAAAGTACATGGAAGACCTTGGTTTCTCCGATTCTATGCTGAGCAAGTATGTATACAGGCACGCGCTACTTCCGCAGGTTACCGGGCTAGGAATACAGATAGGCATGCTGGTTAGCCTGGGAGTCGCAGTCGAATTTGTTTTCTCGTACCCAGGGCTCGGATACTACTTAGTGAATGCGATACAAAACAGGGACTACTTCCTGACACAGGGCATTGTACTTGTAGTGACAATTAGCGTTCTCGTGGCTAACTTCATCATAGATATCCTCTACGGAGTTCTAGATCCTAGGACAAGGTTAACAGAACAGTAGGTGAGCGCTATGTCCACTTGGTCCAGACTAAAGGCCTCCTTCGTCTGGAGTTTAAAATACCTTTTAAGGAAGCAAAGAGTACGCTTCGCACTCTTCTGGGTACTGTTCACGATCGTGCTTGCCGCTGTAGGACCTCTTATAACCCCGTACGACCCTACTCAAACGGCGGGACCCCCGCGTCAACCCCCATGCAGTAAGTACTGGCTTGGAACAGACTGGTTCGGCTTCGACCTATTTACAAGAGTTGTATATGGTCTTAGAGTATCACTCTACGTAGGAGTCATCGCGGCAATTGTCGGAACAACTGTGGGAGTTCTACTCGGACTAGTCTCGGGGTACTTCGGCGGTCTAGTCGATGAAATCGTATCGTTCGTAGTGAACTTGCTTCTAACCATACCCCCACTACTCATAGTGATACTTGTACTCACTTACATTGGCTTTAGGGGCCTCGAGTTTAATGGACTGCTGATAGGATTACTTCAGTGGCACTGGGTTGCAAGGGCCGTTCGAAGCATAACAAAGTCCCTCCGTT encodes:
- a CDS encoding ABC transporter permease gives rise to the protein MTSKILQGHRVNSGLLNYFLKRLFILLLSFFLIVTINWLIPRMAPGNPVDVLISRMGLTGLQASAEQMRSYFLKAFALDKPLWEQYINFWLGLFQGDLGISVYRFPTPVSEIIMEAIPYTVAPVAPALLVSWYIGNKLGALAAKKRLLDNILVPLAYYLANAPYFWLGVVLQFVFSVELCKSTPICLPSGFPYSRGLTPSLNVTFLWDAFMHWILPFASYVLVQMGGWMIGMRNMIIYELGSNYAKYMEDLGFSDSMLSKYVYRHALLPQVTGLGIQIGMLVSLGVAVEFVFSYPGLGYYLVNAIQNRDYFLTQGIVLVVTISVLVANFIIDILYGVLDPRTRLTEQ
- a CDS encoding ABC transporter permease; this encodes MSTWSRLKASFVWSLKYLLRKQRVRFALFWVLFTIVLAAVGPLITPYDPTQTAGPPRQPPCSKYWLGTDWFGFDLFTRVVYGLRVSLYVGVIAAIVGTTVGVLLGLVSGYFGGLVDEIVSFVVNLLLTIPPLLIVILVLTYIGFRGLEFNGLLIGLLQWHWVARAVRSITKSLRSRDFVLVSRMSGLSAFETILNDILPNMLSYVALVFVLQFSSAVFFSVTLEFFGLVPGNIMSIGFILQQAVLWNAIQMNVWWWAIIPGILITLFLGSLYVISSSLDELFNPRLRGE